One Aegilops tauschii subsp. strangulata cultivar AL8/78 chromosome 7, Aet v6.0, whole genome shotgun sequence genomic window carries:
- the LOC109736885 gene encoding F-box/LRR-repeat protein At1g06630-like codes for MRQTAAHNLKKRKLDRLDEQEPPPESGRAGDGVGLDFINALPDDLLCTIISLLPTKDSARTQVLARRWRPLWRSAPLNLVADYSLSLQERKRVVYISKILADHPGPALRLSLPCLHERYRDKIDGWLRSQALTDLQELCFGYGPRGIPPSHLPMTPTPSIPQSALRFAPTLRVARISYCYFPKLPAKSLNFPLLKQLSMYKVTISGHALHSLLSGCFSLESLLLKDNVGVGRLSISSPTLRSIGFSGCHELIIEDASCLERLLPLSPDYGPSTVQIIRAPKLQMTVLLSNGTSKLHIGTAGFQEMPAINVTTIMQTVKFLVIDSVGPDPNAVIGFLKCCPCLERLYIISHLRKGMKNVRKYDTLDPIECLTLHLKSVVLQNYWGNKPDVDFAKFFILNAMVLEQMIFRTLNSCNDKWMSDQHRRLQIDNRASLDARFEFKRYFCRDWAWFHDNKHTHDLSVANPFADRFENTIL; via the exons ATGCGCCAGACGGCGGCGCACAACCTCAAGAAGCGCAAGTTGGACCGGCTGGATGAGCAAGAACCACCACCGGAGAGCGGCAGGGCCGGCGACGGGGTCGGCCTCGACTTCATCAACGCCCTTCCCGACGACCTCCTGTGCACCATCATCTCTCTCCTTCCCACCAAGGACAGCGCCCGCACGCAGGTCCTCGCCCGCCGGTGGCGGCCCCTCTGGCGCTCCGCGCCCCTCAACCTTGTTGCCGACTATAGCCTCTCCCTCCAGGAGCGTAAGCGCGTCGTCTACATCTCGAAGATCCTCGCCGATCACCCCGGCCCGGCCCTCCGCCTCTCGCTCCCCTGCCTCCATGAACGCTACCGCGACAAGATCGACGGCTGGCTTCGTTCCCAGGCCCTCACCGACCTCCAAGAGCTCTGCTTCGGCTACGGCCCCCGAGGCATCCCGCCGTCCCATCTGCCGATGACCCCGACACCCTCGATACCACAGTCCGCGCTCCGCTTCGCGCCGACACTCCGCGTCGCCAGAATCAGCTACTGCTATTTCCCCAAGCTGCCTGCCAAGTCTCTGAATTTTCCGCTTCTCAAGCAGCTCAGCATGTACAAG GTCACCATCTCGGGGCACGCTCTGCACAGCTTGCTCTCTGGCTGCTTTTCACTGGAAAGCCTCTTACTGAAAGATAATGTTGGCGTTGGCCGCCTCAGCATCAGCTCCCCAACTCTGAGGAGCATAGGCTTTTCTGGTTGTCATGAGCTGATCATCGAGGATGCCTCTTGCCTTGAGAGGTTGCTGCCACTCTCTCCAGACTATGGTCCCTCGACAGTCCAGATCATCAGAGCACCCAAGCTGCAGATGACGGTTTTGCTGTCAAATGGCACATCCAAACTCCATATTGGAACCGCAGGTTTTCAG GAAATGCCTGCCATCAACGTGACAACCATCATGCAAACCGTGAAGTTTTTGGTTATCGACTCTGTTGGCCCTGATCCCAATGCAGTAATTGGCTTCCTCAAGTGCTGCCCCTGCCTAGAGAGGCTGTATATCATT TCGCACCTGAGGAAAGGAATGAAAAATGTGCGAAAATATGACACGCTGGATCCAATTGAATGCCTCACGCTCCATCTCAAAAGCGTGGTCTTGCAGAACTACTGGGGCAACAAGCCAGATGTGGACTTTGCCAAATTTTTCATCTTGAATGCAATGGTGCTAGAACAAATGATATTTAGAACCCTCAACAGCTGCAATGACAAATGGATGTCTGATCAACATAGGCGGCTGCAAATCGACAACAGAGCTTCTCTAGATGCTCGATTTGAATTCAAACGATATTTCTGTCGGGATTGGGCTTGGTTCCACGATAACAAGCATACCCATGATTTATCTGTGGCGAATCCCTTTGCTGATAGGTTCGAGAATACCATCCTTTGA